One part of the Nitrosophilus kaiyonis genome encodes these proteins:
- the hemE gene encoding uroporphyrinogen decarboxylase, with amino-acid sequence MVFIDACFRKKTPYTPIWMMRQAGRYLPEYMEVRNRAGDFLTLCKNPEMAAEVTLQPVEILDVDAAILFSDILVIPLEMGMDLRFEKGEGPIFSDPVRTMKDLNRLYDYPEEKLTYVYDTIKLVREKLPKDKALIGFSGAPWTLATYMVEGSGSKTYATIKKLIYTDPEFMHALMIKITEAVKAYLVKQIESGVNAVQIFDSWASALEKDKFFEFSWDYMVDIAEFLKDKFPGIPVILFPKGIAGYLDSIYGKFDVFGVDWSTPMDLAKKHLGQKYVLQGNMEPTRLYSKDATKEGVEKIIEVMGAKEGHIFNLGHGMLPDLPVENAKYLVELVHDLTRR; translated from the coding sequence ATGGTTTTTATTGATGCATGTTTTAGAAAAAAAACTCCATATACACCGATTTGGATGATGAGACAAGCAGGCAGATATCTGCCTGAATATATGGAAGTAAGAAACAGAGCTGGAGACTTTTTAACTCTTTGCAAAAATCCAGAAATGGCAGCAGAAGTAACACTTCAACCAGTTGAGATTTTAGATGTAGATGCAGCTATTTTATTTAGTGATATACTTGTTATTCCTCTTGAGATGGGAATGGATCTAAGATTTGAAAAGGGTGAGGGCCCAATCTTTAGTGATCCTGTAAGAACTATGAAAGATTTAAATAGACTTTATGATTATCCAGAAGAGAAATTAACTTATGTTTATGATACGATTAAATTAGTTAGAGAAAAACTTCCAAAAGACAAAGCTCTTATTGGATTTAGCGGCGCTCCTTGGACTCTTGCTACATATATGGTAGAGGGAAGCGGCTCTAAAACATATGCAACTATAAAAAAACTTATATATACTGATCCAGAATTTATGCATGCACTGATGATCAAAATAACAGAAGCTGTAAAAGCATATCTTGTTAAACAGATTGAATCTGGTGTAAATGCAGTACAAATTTTTGATAGCTGGGCAAGTGCTCTTGAAAAAGATAAATTTTTTGAATTTAGCTGGGATTATATGGTTGATATTGCTGAATTTTTAAAAGATAAATTTCCTGGAATACCTGTTATACTATTTCCAAAAGGTATTGCTGGATATCTTGACTCAATTTATGGAAAATTTGATGTATTTGGTGTTGATTGGTCAACTCCTATGGATTTAGCAAAAAAACATCTTGGCCAAAAGTATGTTCTTCAAGGAAATATGGAACCTACAAGACTTTATAGCAAAGATGCAACAAAAGAGGGAGTAGAAAAGATAATAGAAGTAATGGGCGCAAAAGAGGGTCATATTTTCAATCTTGGTCATGGAATGCTTCCAGACCTGCCAGTAGAAAATGCAAAATATTTAGTTGAATTAGTTCACGATTTAACAAGAAGATGA
- a CDS encoding radical SAM protein, translating into MKYIFGPVNSRRFGLSLGIDLSPDQKICNFDCLYCELEPAKPTDKILNPPNVDEIVKEVKEALKKYKDIDVITITSNGEPTLYKDLDKLVDELNKIKDNKKLLILSNGSLIYKKNIQKTLSKIDIVKLSLDCATKSCFKKLDRPLKSISIDLEKIINGMIEFRKIYKGTLIIEILVVKGINDKKEEFEKLNDVLQKIKPDRVDIGTIDRPPAYRVEPVSFEKLFELSNYLQNIPINIVSRKDSKNFEKELNEDEILNTLKHRPFTHDDIKTVFSKSSIKKFEKLLKEKKIGEKKISNVTFYYTIDK; encoded by the coding sequence ATGAAATATATTTTTGGTCCTGTAAACTCAAGAAGATTTGGGCTTTCTCTTGGAATAGATTTAAGCCCAGATCAAAAGATATGCAATTTTGATTGTCTGTATTGCGAATTAGAACCTGCAAAACCTACAGATAAAATATTAAATCCTCCAAATGTTGATGAAATTGTAAAAGAGGTAAAAGAGGCTCTCAAAAAATATAAAGATATAGATGTTATAACAATAACTTCCAATGGTGAACCTACACTTTATAAAGATTTAGATAAATTGGTTGATGAATTAAATAAAATCAAAGATAATAAAAAACTTCTGATTTTATCAAATGGATCGCTAATATATAAAAAAAATATCCAAAAAACATTATCAAAAATTGATATAGTAAAACTATCTCTAGATTGCGCAACAAAAAGCTGCTTTAAAAAGCTTGATAGACCACTAAAATCAATATCAATTGATCTAGAAAAAATTATAAATGGAATGATTGAATTTAGAAAAATTTATAAAGGCACTTTAATTATTGAAATTCTTGTAGTAAAAGGTATAAATGATAAAAAAGAAGAATTTGAAAAATTAAATGATGTTTTACAAAAAATAAAACCAGATAGAGTAGATATAGGTACAATTGACAGACCTCCTGCATATAGAGTTGAACCAGTGTCTTTTGAAAAACTTTTTGAATTGTCAAACTATTTACAAAACATTCCAATCAATATAGTTTCAAGAAAAGATTCAAAAAATTTTGAAAAAGAGTTAAATGAAGATGAGATTTTAAACACCCTTAAACATAGACCTTTCACACATGATGATATTAAAACCGTTTTTTCAAAAAGTAGTATTAAAAAATTTGAAAAGCTTTTAAAAGAAAAAAAGATAGGTGAGAAAAAAATTTCCAATGTAACTTTTTACTATACTATTGACAAATAA
- a CDS encoding tyrosine-type recombinase/integrase has translation MTLTSRNGKLYITFYHQSKRYRKSLGLDDTKANRKLAQQKIIPELLFKLNSGEFFENKVPTVSEYAKVSFELHKFERRESTKIDYNISLKKHIEPYFGDKRLDEIKPSDIAIWQNKLLEKLKPRRVRNIRAVLHTIFEDAIKDEIIEKNPISKVKVPKLNKVEVKSFTLEEVKKILNKSEGWLQSFCALGFYTGMRSGELIGLKWEDVDFDKKEIHIRRTIKMGRIEEPKTESSIRTIDIIDPLLPYLKYQFIRTGKYNSYVFLNKNGEHFYDIKRVRNTHWKKLLEKLGMKYRPIYQMRHTFATIMIENGEDILWVSNMLGHTDPSMTLTKYAKYRKREKVKRAQFLL, from the coding sequence ATGACATTAACCAGTCGCAACGGCAAATTGTACATAACATTTTATCATCAATCAAAAAGATATAGAAAGTCTTTAGGATTAGATGACACCAAAGCCAATCGCAAACTTGCCCAACAAAAAATCATACCAGAATTGCTTTTTAAGCTAAATTCTGGAGAGTTCTTTGAAAACAAAGTGCCAACAGTTTCTGAATATGCAAAAGTAAGTTTTGAATTGCATAAGTTTGAAAGAAGAGAAAGTACGAAAATTGATTACAATATTTCTCTTAAAAAGCATATTGAGCCATATTTTGGAGATAAAAGACTTGATGAGATAAAGCCATCTGATATAGCTATTTGGCAAAATAAGCTTTTAGAGAAGTTAAAACCAAGAAGAGTAAGAAACATAAGGGCTGTATTGCACACTATATTTGAAGATGCTATTAAAGATGAAATAATAGAAAAAAATCCAATATCTAAAGTAAAAGTGCCCAAACTAAATAAAGTTGAGGTGAAATCATTCACTTTGGAAGAGGTTAAAAAAATTTTAAATAAGTCTGAAGGATGGCTTCAATCTTTTTGTGCTTTAGGTTTTTATACTGGTATGAGAAGCGGTGAATTAATTGGTTTGAAATGGGAAGATGTAGATTTTGATAAAAAAGAGATACATATAAGAAGAACAATAAAAATGGGTAGAATAGAGGAGCCTAAAACTGAAAGCAGTATCAGAACAATTGATATTATAGATCCTCTGCTTCCCTACCTAAAATACCAGTTTATTAGAACTGGAAAATATAATAGTTATGTATTTCTTAATAAAAATGGCGAGCACTTTTACGATATTAAGAGAGTAAGAAATACTCATTGGAAAAAGCTTCTTGAAAAGCTTGGTATGAAATATCGTCCAATATATCAGATGAGACATACTTTCGCAACAATAATGATTGAAAATGGCGAAGATATTCTATGGGTTTCAAATATGCTTGGACATACTGATCCATCAATGACTTTAACTAAATATGCAAAATATAGAAAAAGAGAAAAAGTTAAAAGAGCTCAATTTTTGCTATAA
- a CDS encoding helix-turn-helix domain-containing protein codes for MDIKFENLNKIEKIEKDIEAIKKALTNSSQKRWLNVKELSQYLGYSKDRIYKLKNEYFIENIHYFKKAGKILFDRVAIDDWVVGKDKDDINQSQRQIVHNILSSIKKI; via the coding sequence ATGGACATAAAGTTTGAAAATCTTAACAAAATAGAAAAGATTGAAAAAGATATAGAAGCTATTAAAAAAGCATTGACAAACAGCAGTCAAAAAAGGTGGCTTAATGTAAAAGAGCTTAGCCAATATCTTGGATATTCCAAAGACAGGATCTATAAACTAAAAAATGAATATTTCATAGAAAATATTCACTATTTCAAAAAAGCTGGTAAAATTTTATTTGACAGAGTTGCGATTGACGATTGGGTGGTCGGAAAGGACAAAGATGACATTAACCAGTCGCAACGGCAAATTGTACATAACATTTTATCATCAATCAAAAAGATATAG
- a CDS encoding DNA/RNA helicase domain-containing protein produces MKIEEFQKLKDFSFLKTKNTSDSEFRSWQNSLPHLQKALIDLDEYEIYLEYSLPNSPERVDAVIVGESIVFIELKQWSREKCRNLDSQLINVLGEDKINPSLQVENYKKHFQLFTDLQKKIYTVVFMHNFEGKIKEYNSKVFYKGEYKKFNSFLKQVLKQPNSSFKFEIKPQKKLIEVIKQIQKGESNFILSTTQREIAYQILKSDSKSIMIKGMPGSGKSVLALNLHFFCLQKNMLSSYITKNSTPRIVYESILNENQYNLGFKSPRYINDCDIAIVDEAHRLQKDQLENILQKSKKVLFFYDDKQVVSCEDIGDEIYNYIDQIFELNEQFRCNGSVNYLNWIDHILYNKKFNGVIDYDIVICEDIDEFVQNCKEKNARITAGYCWDWVSKNNKKLFDIEIGKYKWQWNLHEQNDWKKQFKWSIDTQQQNNVGCIHTVQGMEMEYVGVIIGKDLYFKENMIKTDSKARASDDRTIKGCTDDEKKDQIIRNTYRVLLSRGLKGCYVYCMDKNLTHYLKKIVEITKK; encoded by the coding sequence ATGAAAATAGAAGAGTTTCAAAAATTAAAAGATTTTTCCTTCTTGAAAACCAAAAATACTTCAGATTCAGAATTTCGATCATGGCAAAATTCTTTACCGCATCTTCAAAAAGCTTTAATAGATTTGGATGAGTATGAAATATATTTGGAATATTCTCTTCCAAATTCACCAGAAAGAGTAGATGCAGTTATAGTTGGAGAAAGTATTGTTTTTATTGAATTAAAGCAATGGAGTAGAGAAAAGTGCAGGAATTTAGATTCTCAACTTATAAATGTTCTTGGAGAGGATAAAATAAATCCATCTTTACAGGTTGAAAATTATAAAAAACATTTTCAACTCTTTACAGATTTGCAAAAGAAGATTTATACCGTTGTATTTATGCATAATTTTGAAGGGAAAATAAAAGAATATAATTCCAAAGTTTTTTACAAAGGAGAATATAAAAAGTTTAATAGTTTTTTAAAACAGGTATTAAAACAACCCAATAGCAGTTTTAAATTTGAAATAAAGCCGCAAAAAAAACTTATAGAGGTAATAAAGCAGATTCAAAAAGGAGAGAGTAATTTTATATTATCGACAACTCAAAGAGAAATAGCATATCAAATACTGAAATCCGATAGTAAATCTATTATGATAAAAGGAATGCCCGGAAGCGGCAAAAGCGTACTAGCACTAAATCTACATTTTTTTTGTCTGCAAAAAAATATGCTCTCTTCATATATAACAAAAAATTCGACTCCACGAATTGTTTATGAAAGTATTTTAAATGAAAATCAGTATAATCTTGGATTTAAATCACCAAGATATATAAATGATTGTGATATTGCTATAGTAGATGAAGCCCATAGACTGCAAAAAGATCAACTAGAAAATATATTGCAAAAATCTAAAAAAGTTCTCTTTTTTTATGATGACAAACAAGTTGTGTCATGTGAGGATATTGGTGATGAGATTTATAATTATATAGATCAAATTTTTGAGCTAAATGAACAGTTTCGATGTAATGGCTCTGTAAACTATCTAAATTGGATTGATCATATTCTTTACAATAAAAAATTTAATGGCGTGATTGATTATGATATCGTTATTTGCGAAGATATTGATGAGTTCGTTCAAAATTGTAAAGAAAAAAATGCAAGGATTACTGCCGGCTACTGTTGGGATTGGGTCAGTAAAAATAATAAAAAATTGTTTGATATTGAAATAGGAAAATATAAATGGCAGTGGAATCTTCATGAGCAAAATGATTGGAAAAAACAGTTTAAGTGGTCCATAGATACTCAGCAACAAAATAATGTTGGATGTATTCATACCGTTCAGGGAATGGAGATGGAGTATGTTGGAGTAATCATTGGGAAAGATCTTTATTTTAAGGAAAATATGATAAAAACAGATTCTAAGGCTAGAGCAAGTGATGATAGGACGATAAAAGGGTGTACAGATGATGAAAAAAAAGATCAAATAATAAGAAATACATATAGAGTATTATTATCAAGAGGTCTAAAGGGATGTTATGTTTATTGTATGGATAAAAACTTAACACATTATCTAAAAAAAATAGTAGAAATAACTAAAAAATAA
- a CDS encoding DUF2075 domain-containing protein has protein sequence MIVYLASKKEFLEDLFSGQIETIIFDIFKKVLMKSVSSSEKLSWRNSLERMYKILSDEKIPENASIAVEYQIPMTSKRIDLIIAGKNEKKENILIIVELKQWEKVEKTDKDAIVKTYIANAMREVVHPSYQAWSYKSLLEDFNLSIRVKNIQVKPCVYLHNYLPDNQINNNFYNEYIKKAPLFFKSDAKKLKNFILENIVYPDDEKILEIIENSKLAPSKNLADTLVSLIQGNQEFIMIDEQKLVYEKVINITNKNKIDNKKSVIIVEGGPGTGKSVVAINLLVSTIQKGLLSRYVTKNAAPRAVYEAKLSGTLKKSQISNLFTGSGSFVNNEENDYDLLIVDEAHRLNEKSGLFQSIGENQIKEIIHAAKTTVFFIDEDQRVTLKDIGTKDEIKKWANALNAQVIEMELESQFRCNGSDGYIAWLDNVLQIRPTANYTLEGIDYDFKVFDNPNDLKEAIIEKNTKGTNARIVAGYCWDWISKRADLKSECDIKIGEFEMKWNLAKDGSLWIMKPTSINEAGCIHTCQGLEIEYIGVIIGPDLIVRDGKVITRPEKRAKTDASLKGYKTLYKKNPQLAKETADKIIKNTYKTLMSRGSKGCYIFCVDEETLAYFKDRVGLK, from the coding sequence ATGATTGTTTATTTAGCAAGTAAAAAAGAATTTTTAGAAGATTTATTTTCTGGCCAAATTGAAACAATTATTTTTGACATTTTTAAAAAAGTTTTAATGAAATCTGTATCTTCTTCAGAAAAATTATCTTGGAGAAATTCTTTAGAAAGAATGTATAAAATTTTATCTGACGAAAAAATTCCGGAAAATGCTTCAATTGCTGTAGAATATCAAATTCCTATGACATCTAAACGCATAGATTTAATAATTGCAGGTAAAAATGAAAAAAAAGAAAATATATTAATAATAGTGGAATTAAAGCAGTGGGAAAAAGTTGAGAAAACAGATAAAGATGCAATTGTTAAGACTTATATTGCAAATGCAATGAGAGAAGTAGTGCATCCATCATATCAAGCATGGTCATACAAGAGTTTATTAGAAGATTTTAATTTATCAATTCGAGTTAAAAATATTCAAGTAAAGCCATGTGTATATTTGCATAATTATTTGCCTGATAATCAAATAAATAATAATTTTTATAATGAATATATTAAAAAAGCTCCACTTTTTTTTAAAAGTGATGCAAAAAAATTAAAAAATTTTATTTTGGAAAATATTGTTTATCCTGATGATGAAAAAATATTAGAAATAATTGAAAATAGTAAGCTAGCTCCTTCAAAAAATTTAGCTGATACTTTAGTTTCATTAATACAAGGCAATCAAGAATTTATCATGATAGACGAACAAAAACTTGTGTATGAGAAAGTAATTAATATTACAAACAAAAATAAAATAGATAATAAAAAAAGCGTTATTATTGTAGAAGGAGGTCCAGGGACAGGGAAATCAGTTGTTGCAATAAATTTATTGGTTAGTACTATTCAAAAAGGATTATTATCCAGATATGTAACAAAAAATGCTGCTCCAAGGGCTGTATATGAAGCTAAACTTTCAGGTACTTTAAAAAAAAGTCAAATTTCAAATCTTTTTACAGGTTCAGGATCATTTGTAAATAATGAAGAAAATGATTATGATTTATTAATTGTTGATGAAGCTCATAGGCTTAATGAGAAGTCCGGTTTGTTTCAAAGCATTGGAGAAAATCAGATTAAAGAAATTATTCATGCTGCAAAAACTACTGTATTTTTTATAGATGAGGATCAAAGAGTAACATTAAAAGATATTGGGACAAAAGATGAAATAAAAAAATGGGCTAATGCATTGAATGCCCAAGTTATAGAAATGGAGCTTGAATCGCAGTTTAGGTGTAATGGTTCAGATGGCTATATAGCATGGTTAGATAATGTTTTACAAATTCGACCAACAGCCAATTATACGTTAGAAGGGATAGATTACGATTTTAAGGTATTTGATAATCCAAATGATTTAAAAGAAGCGATCATTGAAAAAAATACAAAAGGTACTAATGCAAGGATAGTGGCGGGTTATTGCTGGGATTGGATAAGTAAAAGAGCTGATTTAAAAAGTGAATGTGATATTAAAATAGGTGAATTTGAGATGAAATGGAATTTAGCAAAAGATGGAAGTCTTTGGATAATGAAACCCACATCAATAAATGAAGCAGGATGTATTCATACATGTCAAGGATTAGAAATAGAGTATATTGGTGTCATAATAGGGCCGGATTTAATTGTAAGAGATGGTAAAGTTATAACCAGACCGGAAAAAAGAGCCAAAACTGACGCATCACTGAAGGGCTATAAAACTTTATATAAAAAAAATCCTCAACTTGCAAAGGAAACAGCAGATAAAATTATAAAAAATACCTATAAAACTCTCATGAGCCGAGGCAGTAAAGGTTGCTATATTTTTTGTGTCGATGAAGAGACACTTGCATATTTTAAAGATAGAGTTGGTTTGAAATGA